The Corvus moneduloides isolate bCorMon1 chromosome 1, bCorMon1.pri, whole genome shotgun sequence nucleotide sequence ctTGCAAAAAATGTGTAATAAATTCTACTACTTGTATCTTAATAGAACCAGATATTAAGAAAACCACTGAAGAAGTTGATGAAGATGATGGAGATGATTTTCTCTTAGACTATCAGCCCGTTCAGGAAGATCAAAGTAAAATGTTAAATTACATGACATCTGAAAGTCAGGAAGGTAAAAAATATGCTCTTGTTAATTctgttgaaataatttaaaagaggCCTGAAGATTCTGCTTTTCTACTCAGCTTTAGAGTAAATCTAGTGACAATAGAATTATAATAAAGTTTAATAACAGTGATTAAAAAACGTAACATGCTTTTGGTGGGTTTGTCTGTTATTTTCTGTACTTCACTTTAACAAgtccctttttttaaagttgagGCATTCTTTACTTTTATAGCCACTTGCATTGTTTCTGTactcttaaaagaaaagaaacactctCTTGTTTGTGACCCACAGATGAAGAACTGCCACCCATACATCATGGAAACCCAATCACAGATCGAAGGAGCACTTTCCAAGCACATCTGGCTCCAGTGGTGACAACCAGACAAGTTAGTAGAGATCAGTTCTTCTCCTTTTGCCTTTACTGAAATACTTGGAATTTGCCAAATATGTTGGTCTGTCTGTTCTGTGCATCTTTCTGTGCTAATATTTTCCGAGTAGTTACTGGTGTCTTGCTTTCACTGTCAGCTGAATAATTCTAGATAACAGCTCTGCAATGCTTCCTGCTATTCTTCACCACTATGTGCATTAGATGAAAGAGAATAAGAACACTGTTATTTGACTTCAGGATGTTGGCAGGTTTATCATAACATATTTGGAAGTTTCTGAGTCTATCATGTGTTAGctggaaaaggaattaaaatgagTTTATAAGTGTTTTCCCTCCTTCAGAAAGGAATTCTGTTGAAAAACACACTTGGATCGTGCATAAGTAAATCTTTATCATGACCTAATTGAGAGGGGTTTGGAGCTTCTTTTGTACATCACTTTCCATCTGTTACCATCAGCCTCCTTTGGTCATCCCTGTTTAGTGGGGAAActactgttcttttttttcattaactcAAGAGTTAAACCTTGagaggatttttctctttctttttgtgcaattttaggttttgttttaagAATTTTTGGTAAGGGATTTTGTCAAGTGCTTCTTGAAGTTCCAGGTAAGCTAGGTCTACTACATGCTCAGTAACTATGAAAAAACATTGACATATTGACAGGGTTTTTGGCTGATTTCTGTGTAAAAAAGCTGTAACGTTTGAAgctgttggtggtttttttgttttgtttttttcttccccctcagTAGTTTGCTTAGTATGGACATAAGAATTGGTCTCTGAATCCTAGCATCCCTTCTGGAGCACTTGGACCTTTCAAGTTCACATAGACTGTacatttgtttgggtttttgtgtaTGTAGGAACAATCTTGCTCACAAATCATgataaaagcattttgaaatgaaaaagatatGTTAAGCCAATGATTcgcatttcttccctttctaaagcagcagaggtcatttatatatattaaagaATCACTTAAAGAAGGTACAGCTGTAGCACAAAAATGAATCTTGAAAGTATGTTTTTAGGAATCTGGTAGCTGGCAAATAAGTAGTGTCAAAGGTGATGATCGTTTCATATGACTTGTGCTTTAAGTCCATGTATTGAAACTTACTGTTTCAACTTACTGTCCATGTATATGAAAGTGTATTAAGAAATACAAGTTGTCTTCCTTCAGCATTCAAAGTAAGGAGAAGACAGATGTCTGAAGCAATATTCTCCATTAataataggatttttttcattgagGTATCTTTTATTTGAGGTGATTCTTGTCGGTTGAATTTCTTCAAGAAGAATTGAAAATAGCACAGTATAGCTAGGGCAGATATTTAATATATCTGTTGATTACTCCTCTGAGACATTGGTTTTTGCAGGGAAGGTAATTTACTTGCCAGGCATGTTTTCCCAGACTTCTGCAATTTCAGTAATGCTTTATATTATGTACAATAATGATGTCTTAAtcaaaagctcttttttttgctAGACCCTTGGAACGGGTTGAACAATTGCTAGCATGTTTACTTAGAAACATATGATGAGCTGATACTGATAAATGTTTTGAATTTGGTACTTCTTAAGAGCAAAGAGATAGACATGGGAATATCTGTTTTCTGGGAAGTACTGACACTTTCAGACCGCTAATAggacattttctggttttactgtTCTTTCTGTGAAGTGGAAGCTGTGAAAAAAAGCATGTTTGAGGGAACAGGAAAAGCTTGAAATGTAGTAGGGCTTTCTAAACATAATGTTTTTGTGAAATAACTAAAAGCAGTGTGTAGTGGGAATATGTATGTCAAGTTGTGTTCTATTCCAGCTTAACTTATTATTAGAAGAGTAGGCAGGTGCAATTGATACTTAATACtgactaaaaatattttccagatcTGTCCCTTGTTTAATAAAGCAATTTGACCCTTCTACATCTTGAGCAATAGTATGAATGTACACAATGTAGAAATTCAAGGGACAGGCTGTTTTCAGTATCCCAGAAAAATTGTTTAAAGCAAGTATGAGAGTACTGAGAAGCTGGTTTTTGAGTTATCATACTGAACATTTTATGTCAAAGCATGATATTGTTTCATGGTAGTGCTAGGGAAATGGTTTTTTAGCAGTGGTATTGAGAGGGATGTATGAAATCACTGTTACAAAaggagggttttttctgttgttttctatAGGTAAAAAGAGTTCTTGAAAAATTATATGAGAACAAGAAAATTGCAAGTGCTACCCACAACATATATGCTTACAGGTGAGATACaaacagtgatattttttttttttttagtgttctTTGACGGATGAGTGCAGGACATAATAAAGAAATTCCTTCCTACTAAATTTCCTTGCTGTTAAAAGAAATTCCTTGCTTTAGAGAGTAGGTTTCTTGTTTGTATGGTAAATGTTGCAGGTGTTATTTTGAATTTGAGGTCAATACAGTAGGAAAGAAGAATGTGAAGCAGCATtaggaatagaaaaaaaaagtggatttgaACATGTGTTGGTATACTTTGTGTAGTATGTCTGAGCATGGAAATGTTACATCATCCTGAACTAAATGTGTTTTCACTTGGGTGAAGTAacttcttttccccccccccaacctTGTATTTAGAAATAGCTGAAAATGTTCAATTGAAATAAGAGTCGAATCAGAAAGCCTGATGCAGACATCTGGCATACGAAGTTTCAGCTGAAATACAAGAAACTTCAGGGATTATGAGAAACAGGTAAAATTGAGTTTGGCAGTCATCTGCTTCTGGCAACTTTTGTGAACATAGCTTATGTGAAATGAATTGGTCACAGTCCAGATGCCAGTGTAGGTTTTCTGAGGAATGTGGCAGTAGAAGGGAGCCCTTTGATTACTGAAGGAACCAGTCATCTGAAAAAGCACGTACAGGTGCTGATCCATTCATGCCCATCCTGGTGTGATCCTAATGAAACATGAAATGAGAGCAAGTGAAAGCTTATTTTACCAAAAAGTAAAAGCTTCTACCTAAGTTAGAAGTTTCGGTAAAGAGGGCATTTCTGTTCTTACAGATGATGATCTGGCTTCTTTCACTCTTATTATCCAAATccacttggaaaaaataaaaaggaacaaGCACATACTTACTGCTTCCTCTTTGTCATATAATAGTAGAAGCCTCTTTCTCATTGTGTCACCTGTAACTAAGTTCAGAACTTAGGAAATAAGTTGGTAACAAACCAACTTATTGCTCAGTAGACCTCTAAGCATTACTTCTGGAAGATTAGACCTGGGCAGCTGACCTTTTTATGAAACAATACACCCAAAAGTTTACTGCAGTGCCTCCTGAGGAGGGAGATGACATGGAGAATCCAAAGGCAAATTTCAGTAATAGTTTCATGTTGCTGCTGAAATACAGACCTAATTAATTATTCATAATGTTTTTGTCCAAGTTCTTCCAGCTTCTAGGTTTATACCATAATTTGAATCTGTATCTGATGGAGTTGGTTTCAGCTAGATGTAATAATTAGGCTAAAAGCCTgggtatttttctgtttaggGACTTTAAACTGGAGTTTACCTGAAGTGGCTAAAGTCTGTGTAAAAGCTTCTCAAAACTTATCCTACTGTACAGATAAACATTTGTGGTTTACCCTATGCCTCATCCTGTTTTCATGTAAATGTCTGTGGTAGAGAATTAGAACTGATACACATGTGTATGAAAGATCTGAGACTTTATTAATCATGTAGAAATGTTAGTTGattgacattttaaaatccattttatgttttccttgtATAGAATATACTGTGAAGATAAGCAGACATTCCTACAGGATTGTGAAGATGATGGAGAGACAGCAGCAGGTGGCCGTCTTCTCCATCTTATGCAGGTTGTAGAAATTAATCTTTGACTTCTGGAAATCTTGAAttgaaattgattttaaaaatcactacAATGTAAATAAGCTTGTAgaagattttttaaacttttgttcTGCTAATAGCCAGCCAGGTGATTGCTTTCTCAAGGTGAAAGGAGAAACACAGACTGTAGCACTTACAAGTCTCGGAGCACAGAAATGAGTAATGTTTCATAGGTGGCAGGGATAGTTTGAATGGGTTAGAAGAGAACTAAGCTTTAATTCCTATGCTTCCTGTGTGGTGTAAGGTACACAGAAAATGAGGACTGGGAGGGCTGACTGTCAGAAAATAACAGCTGACCTGTGCACAACCTTCACGTGGTTTCCTCGAGTAGGCGTAATAAAGACACCGATATATGAACTTGCAGAGTAGAACTTCAAATACAAAAGGAGTGAAAGAGTTGTTTTGATCATTTAGTCTGTTTTGTTGTGCTATTTCCTGTTCTGGGTCCTTAGCCCTCATACTCGCATATATTTTAGTCTTCAAGGGTTGAAATAATACTTGGCTACTAAATGTGAGTTGAGATGGATAAATTTTGGTTCGAGCTGCAAGCCCTCGTAAAACCGTAATTAAAATAGCACAGCTACAGGGGACAGCTGGGTACATCTTAATGCTGTGCCTCAGGTCACTTAGCTGTGTAAGCAGacaatatatttctttttattttatattgatGTCCTCTTTACAACAGgaactttattttcctgtccATTTCTTGCTTGAATGTTCTTTTGCTTAGTATGTTGCACTCTTATTCCTGGAGGCTCTCCTCCACCCAccaagcttccttttttttttttctgaaaaaaatataattgatGGAAACAttctgacatttttaattttgaacttTTTCAAACTTCCTAAATAACTCAAACCAGACTTGGGAAGGTTGAATAAATAAACAAGCTTAGGTTATGCAATATATGCTAGTATATATGCTAAGTGTGAAAACATTATTGCTctgaaaataatgcaaagaaaCAATTTGGCAGTTACTGTACTTCAGTTTGTTCTGAGCTTATCAGCTTTTCTTCAGCATGTTAATATGTGCTTTTGAAACTTGTCTAGGCACTTATTATTCCATAAAAATCCTGTTTAGAAAGTGACATAACAATCCTCTTTCAAATATGAATGTGTGATAGAGATCAGAAAAATCAGCCATAGGAAAAGATTGTAATAGTTTATAGGCTGATTTCTAGATATTCATAGATCTtgcagtttttttgttttgagctCTTATGACATATGGTTATGAAAATAAGgtgatttaaaacatttattgtAGCTGAACTTAccaggtttttttgggggttttttttgcaatagaaattaatcttttttcagATAAGTCCAGCATTTCAAGATAGCACTTTCTAGTTACAAGAAACTATATTTTAGATTAGTACCATCCTGTTTACTGTCAGCAGTTGTTACATACAGATTTTATGGCAAATACATAAATGTAGAGTAGAAAATGCCTGTCATTGCCCCCAGtccttctcattttaaaattctaagaatatttctgttttcacaaacAATGATTGACTCTCCTAATAGTATTGTTCAAATTAGTCAGACACCTGTTTTGTTCTCCTTAACAGAGGTGATTAATGGTTGTTGACATGCACATGTTAACAGTACTAGCTTATGGCATTTTATTTATCCATATGTACGATGCCTGTGGCCTGGCCTAGCCTTATCCACCAACACTTCCAAAAATGTAAATAGACAATCAGCTTCATGACAGAGTAATAATTGATCATACCAAAGAATAAGAAATGTAACTCCGTAATTTTTTTGAATACAAGATAGTAGACCTTTTTTACGTTTCAAATTGGTGTCAGCAGTAAACCAGGTTCAATTAAAAGATAACagcttttattgctttcttttgttcacAGATTTTGAATGTCCACAACGTGTTGGTTGTGGTGTCGCGCTGGTATGGAGGTATTCTCTTGGGACCGGATCGTTTCAAACATATAAACAACTGTGCAAGAAACGTCCTTGTGGAATACAACTATGTACCATCAACGGTATGTTCTGCCCTTAGAATGAAGGCATTTGCACGTGAACTTCTGTCAGTTTCCACCTTTAGatgaaggcagaagaaaagtaaTACAACCTGTGTGAATGGATAAACATTATACAAGTCAAAATTTTCCTAAATCCCAATGACCTATGAATactattcatattaaaaataattctcatgGGTGACCTTGGGAGAATACTTGTGGTttacaagaatattttttaaattttgaaatgcttttcatttcaggaaGAATCATCTAGACAAGCCGGAAGGAGCAAAAAGATAAGGAAGGACAACAAGAAGAGAACAGaacactaatttatttttaaaaaacttcaaaagattattttgcacatatttatatgaaaagaaaacctggaCCCTATTGCCTTATCTGATAGAATGGGCATGTTGTATACAGAAGAGAGTTCAGTAAAGCCATAGATACATTTTCATCTCGTTTTGTGAATTCTTCTGTTGTTCTGAAGTAGAGCTTAGACACGAGCTTTCTGTTTCTTACACATTTGAGCTCCTTGTTATGAGGACAGTGCAGCATCTGGAACCGTTGCTCCATCCCACCCCTTCCCACCAAACAACAGTTGACTAAttgaaaatgtgaatttctCATCTTCTCCATTCCTGGATTCAAATACCTGTCTTGTATTAGTAACTGAATTCTCCCGTTTGTTGTGCTGAGAGTGGGACTAGAGTCATTCATACACCAGGTCGCTTAAAAAGTTTTAGATGCTCTTGTGAAAGGAAAGAATGGGGTTGAGTGCTGTGTTTGGAGTGCCTGGTCCTGCTCTGGATCAGATGTTAGATAGGACCTGCTTGGTGGCATAAGACTGAACATGGGCAGTGAACTAAGAAATGTGATGGAACCACTACAAAATTTCTTAGATGATTGTTCTGTGAGAACTGACACTGTAAGAGCCTGCTGAAAAGATGAGAATTTTGTGTTGCATAATTAAAGGAACCGGTGAAATAGACCATACAGTCAGTGAGCAGAATGAATCCTCTGTCCTTTAAAATGTCTGGAAGTGGACCATCAAAGcggaaatgcatttttattttcacacaaTTTCTTTCTGAGAGAGCATGAGGTGCTGTGTAACTGTCTTGTGGACACTTTTGGTTAGAGAAGTTACTCTTCCTATTTTTGTTTGCAGGCATTTCCTAAGTTTAAACTTCCTTTAttctaagaaaaagaagatacaaCAAGGGAAAGAGATTAcaaaaatgtctgaaaacagctcttaacttttttaattctgctgggtcattaattttaatgttgAACTGAAGCAGCAGTTTTAACCATTTTTGTTATCAGATACTATAAGGTTTTAAGACATACTGCCCACTTGTGGAAGAGTTACAAATTTCATTatctggcaaaagaaaaaaagaaaagaagcattaTGGAATTAATTTATACCCAAAGTACAATTGcctgtaataaaaatatgtcAATGAGAAATCAAACATTACCAGGAAAAGGTGAATAGTGCCTTTTGTCTTTCTGGCCGCTCTGTTGTcatatctttttattttactgtttttgctttgttattcTGAAAATCAGTCAGGAGTATAGCTGAAAACAGGTTAGCTATTACAGCATTAGAGTTTCCTACAAGGTAGTATGAGaatgatttttttggtttttgtgtttcaAATGACCAGACCAAGAGTTTATATCTGCTCTCTGATTGGGGTACTTTGTTAGCTGAGTACCTTCTGAAGAGCTGCTTGGTGGTTTCACTATCAAATACTTCCTCTAAATGTCCTACATGCATCTGGAAATCTTCCAGATGATTGAAATAATACaagtcacatttttaaaagcctaaCTTTTAAAAGTGAAGATAATTGTCTTTCTTGCATCAGCATACCAATTCTGGACTGTTAGTAACTTCTTCATATTGTTTGTAGTTCAGGGTGGTGTTTCTACTGTTTAGTATGTGTCCTTCCTTAAtgtgggggaaagaaggaagggagagaaagatgGGACATTTACTTATGAATCCTTGCTATTCATTTATTGCCTAGCATGtctatttcagtgaaaaatgaagGCAGTCTAGTAGctactgtaatatttttctaGCTAGATGTGTTCTAGACTGGTTTAATCATAGTCAGCCACGCACAAAAAATTCCGCTAAAAGCTCACGAAGTGGGTCTCGTATCGAACTTCATATGTGTAGATGCTTTGTGACACACAGGCTTTTGAAGCTTGGTGTGGAAGAGTTGGATATTTAAGATTCCAAGAAATCAAGTTAGATTTAAGATCCAATAAAAAATTttgagggagggagagggagtaCAATTAGGCAGCTATTATATACTCCTGGAAAGCAAGAGTGTGGCAAGGTCAGCTGGCTCTcatgaaaaaaagtgaaactgcTGAACTTCATCTTGATGCTTCAGTATGGCTACCAGAAGAAAGGCTACTGGTATTAGTAATTGTGCCATAGTGTGTTTTCTGCAGTACCTGGACATGAAATAAAGCTTAAACCAGTGATGGACATACATGCTGTGAAGATATTTGCATGGATAATaaagttttgcatttttgtacTACTGCCATTCAAACATTCAGTAAAAGCACTTGGCAAATGCTAATGAatttttcccacagcagaggcaAATACATGGCAGCCAGCGTTTTCCAGATTTAAGTATCTAAAATTAGACACCAAAGTGTTTTTAGAACCCATAATAAAAATGATTGAATTTTTACAACTGTAGAATACTCACAGCTCTCTGCAAGTGGCTTCATTACTCATACAAAATACAAGCATTTGTGGAAGACAAAAGCCTCATCGTGTTAAAGTTAATTGCCAAGCTCTCATTCTCATTCAGGGAGTCTGTATTTAGTTCCTTGGTTCTGGAGCAACAGCAGCTGGTGCTGTATCACTGAGGCTGCTGctaagatttttaaaactgattcCAGTGGGAGTTTTGAACTGATCTCTGAGGGTTGGGCCATTACAGGTTAACTGCTCTGGTAAGTAATTGTATTTATGCTTATTTACATCATATCAGTTTTCAGCCCCATAGTCCACAAAAAGgagaacagcagcaacaacaaagtTGACCATGCATTTGTCAgcaaaaaatatattacagTAGAGAGGGACCAAAGGCTTGCTGAATTGCAACAATGTCAGATAAACAaggatgaaattaaaaagtCGTTTATATTCTCATTAAGATATGTACACAGGATTAAGAAGCAAAATTTAGAAGAAGTTGTATATAATGCTAGCAAGCAAAACACAtcaggaagggagggaggaaagcaaGAGTGAACCTCAAATCAGCCCTCCTGACCTCCACAGATAAGAATCGGGTTGCTTAAAGAAgaacttgcattttaaaatatgagctTGAAAAAACTGCGTATTTCTTAACCAGAACTCTGCTAGAGCTACGCATGCTTTAACAACTCTTAAGAAAACTAGATTGATCTAGCATcaaaagtttttaattttttcccgTCCtgaggcaatttttttttggaTGCTTACTGGATGTTTCACTCATCCTATTTTAACTCTTTATGAATCTCAGCCTTTTGGATAACTTTGCCAGATACAACTTCCTTCCCAGACTGACCTGACCTGGATACCCACCATGCACAACAGCACGGCCGAAGCTCTGCACGCGGCTGCAACGCGTAACGAGACGTGGCCCAGCCAGTCGCCGAGCTCCGAGTTCTCACTGGGcgtgctggtgctgctggctttCCTCATGGTGTTGCTGTCGCTGGTGACCATCCTTGGGAACATCCTGGTGATCCTTGCTTTCATTATGGACAGAAACCTCAGGCATCGGAGTAACTATTTCTTTCTGAATCTTGCTGTTTCTGACTTTGCAGTGGGTAAGTCACAGGTGTGGAGCCTCGTGCTAATTGTGTTGTAGGAGTCTTAGGAGCAGCaatggtgtttgttttctgtgtgttttcttctgagagAACTATTTTGCAGCTGTGTCTGGGGGTAGGATCAGGAGTGGTGGAAGCTGCATGAAGTATTTCAGCAGCCtatgatttttcagaaaaaaaaggatgctttGTTAGTTAAGCAGGTAATGTTTAATGCTTCAGGATAAAATACTACTGTGGGAATTTTATGGAATAACAAAGAATGGTGGGAGTTGTTTGTGAAGAGTTTTGGCTGAAATCTAGATAGTCAAATCAAATACAGCCTATATTGTCTGACAGATCTTGCATACATGGCCAATATCTTCTATTTCAGTCTGCTGTCACACAATACAGATCATCATCTGACGTTTGTGACTAAATAATGACAAATAGTACTTTTAGACGTTTTGCTGTACATGCTCTATCTAGGGTAATACCTTGGGAATATGTGTTTGTATaggtaaataaaaattacaaatcaAGCAATTTCTAAGAAGTTTGATGCTACATGTATATTTATACATAGGGACACAGTTTGGAAACTTGTACTGAGAAGAAGTACGATTGAAACACGAGTGTGATACTCAGTTGGAGACTGATGTATTGCAATATTCTTTGAAGTGTTGGCTGTCTGCTAAAAGCTTTGGTTAAATTATTGAGTGTGTAAAAGGATGGTTTTAAATAGTTGTGGCTATTTAATGAAATCTGTATTCTGACttatatcacttttttttttttttttatgtacatATTTAAGAAGTATactgaaagaacaaaagaaacttttcttttagTTTATTGCCAGTGCCAGCAATTCTGTCAGGGGCACAACTTCTAACAGTCCTATCCTTGTGATGTCCAGATCTCCTTGTATAATGTTTTGATCTCTTCCTCTGTATGTTTGATGTCTTCTTCCAGCTTATTTCTGCCTTGTTGTGCTGCAGAGCTCTTGCTGCCTGCTCTCCATTTACAgtgcactggaaaaaaacagagcagtgagCGGAAAACCAGTGGACAAACTGGTGTTCTCTCATTGACTCACAATCTAGTGTCATACTGAACAAATACCAGCATCTAGCTGAGAAGTATGAGGTAAATAACATTCTCTGTCAAAGAAGGAAGTACAGCTTGCTTGTCATTACctattttccataattttttgttttgtggtatTATGTTTATCTGAATGTCTAGATTTATTCATAAATTTGGTTAAAAGCTTTGCCTTTGCCTTAATTTGACTTTAGAGTCAAactgatttgtatttttttagctATATAATTTAGATTTGGGGTATGCCTAAATTATCCTTACTTTCTTCTTGATCTAAATTGCTAAAAGCC carries:
- the IMPACT gene encoding protein IMPACT, with the translated sequence MAASDTERAQQQIDEIEALSSIYGDDWCVVDEDEKIYCIKISDCLDQPKWTLCLQVILPPGYPTAEPPIYQLNAPWLRGQDYTELANSLEEIYVQNLGESILYLWVEKIREVLIQKAQSSDPEPDIKKTTEEVDEDDGDDFLLDYQPVQEDQSKMLNYMTSESQEDEELPPIHHGNPITDRRSTFQAHLAPVVTTRQVKRVLEKLYENKKIASATHNIYAYRIYCEDKQTFLQDCEDDGETAAGGRLLHLMQILNVHNVLVVVSRWYGGILLGPDRFKHINNCARNVLVEYNYVPSTEESSRQAGRSKKIRKDNKKRTEH